GAGGAGAATCCTGCTATATGACAACATGCCCATAGGTAAATACATACATGTTTTTAGTTTTCATAATTCATTTTTTGAAGGAGTTACGCGAATTATGATGAAATGGATAATTATGTATAGTAAACATGCAAACGTATTATAAATATGGATTGATTGTTTTATTTCTTATATCCCGGAGCCTGTTTGCGAATTAAAAAATAAGTTTGAAATAAGGGGGTAAGAGGAAACAATGAAAGAAACAATTGAAACCCTAGAAAATAAAGTTAGGGAATTTGCTAATAAACTTCCATACTGGGCAAAATACCTTGCTGATAGGATTTTGTCGGGAAATTCAATATCTGATCCTGACGTTTATACATCGTATGCATACTTACTTGAAGACCTAGACCTAAAAGACAAAACTGAAAAGCCCGAAATTGTAATCGGATACAATGCCGAAAATACAGGAGATTACAAACCAGATTTGCTTTTTTCAAAACTTGAAAATGTTGAAGGTGTAAATGCCTTACTAGAAGAACAAACCATTGAATTTAACCCTAATTTAACTATTATTTATGGAACTAATGGTTCTGGGAAATCGGGATATGTAAGGTTATTTAAGCAGGTTTTTTATTCAAAAGCACCTGAGGAAATCTTGCCAAATGTCCGTGTTAGTAATAGTAAACCCATCAATGCAAAATTCACATTTACCTCAAACAACACTGATATTCCTTTGCTGTATGCGGATAAAGACAAAGCTGAATTTGAGCAGTTCTCAGTATTTGATGGTAAAGGTTTGCTACAACAATTAGCAGAGAAAAATGAATTTGATTTTCGACCGGCAGGATTAAGATTCTTTTCAGATTATACTGAAGCAATTAAAAGGGTGGAACAAAAGCTTAATACGGAAATCCAAAATAAACAATCTGAAAATGATTTTGGACTCTGGTTTGAAGGTGAATCCGAAATAAAAAATGTAGTCCAGAACCTTTCAATTAATACTACTATTGAGGATTTCCAAAAATATATCCCTTTTTCTAATGAGGATAAAGTGGAGAAAGAACAAATACAAAAGCAATATGATGAGTTGCTTCTAACCTTAAAAGGAAAAGATAAGGAGATTAGCAACCTAGAAAACGTCAAAAAACTCTTAGGTGGCAATAAAAAGGCAATTGAATCTATTAATAAATATTTTACGGCAGATTATCTAGCCAAAATAACTAATGAAATTACCGACTGCATTAACAAGGAAGCTCTAGCAAAAGAAGAAGGAATAGAAAATTTTAGTACAGATAGAATAAAAGGAATAGGCACCAAAGAATGGAAAAGTTTCATTGTATCTGCCGAAGCTTTTGCAAAAAGCCAGAAATCCGACGGCACTAATTATCCCGAATTGTGCCAACAACAACTTTCAGAAGAAGCTAGAAAACTAATCGGTAATTATTGGATATTTGTAAAAAGTGTAGCTGAAGAAAATGCAAGAAAAGCGCAGGAAACGCTTAATAAAGAAAAATTAGCTTTTGAGAAGTTAAACTTTGATTTATTCCATGATGAAAATATTCTTACAATGTGGCTTTCAGAAAAATACCCAAAAGTATTAGAAGCATTTAAGCAAAAACTAACTGAGCAAAAAATACTATCCATAAATATCATTAATGATATTCGAAATAAAACTGCAAACAATAGGACTGAACTAAAAATCAATATTAGTGAATATGGCATTATTGAACAATCTATTGATGATTCAATTATAACGCTCAAAGGTGATGAGCAATACGAGGCAGTAGAAAAACTGGCTAAAGCAAAAACACTTTTGGAACACAAAGAGAAATTTAACATGCACATATTAAAGTTAGAGAATTATGTTAACAATTTGATTTGGAATAATAAAGCAGGTAAAGCTAATTTTGCTAAACGAAAGATAACTGATACCGAAAAATCACTATCGGATATATATTTTAATCAAAAGTATATAGATGCATTCAATGATGAATGTAGGAAATTAAACGGAAATTTTGGTATCGACGTTAATCACAAAGGATCTGCAGGTAAGTCTTACAGACAACTAAAATTAATGGGGAGAACACCAAATTCAATACTGAGCGAAGGTGAACAGAAAGTAATAGCACTTGCTGACTTTATTGCTGAAATGCAGTTATCGGAAGTGAATAGAGGGATTATTTTTGATGACCCCGTTACATCATTAGATGATTTTAGAAAAAGTGAGATTGCTAAAAGA
This portion of the Methanofastidiosum sp. genome encodes:
- a CDS encoding AAA family ATPase, which codes for MLFSKLENVEGVNALLEEQTIEFNPNLTIIYGTNGSGKSGYVRLFKQVFYSKAPEEILPNVRVSNSKPINAKFTFTSNNTDIPLLYADKDKAEFEQFSVFDGKGLLQQLAEKNEFDFRPAGLRFFSDYTEAIKRVEQKLNTEIQNKQSENDFGLWFEGESEIKNVVQNLSINTTIEDFQKYIPFSNEDKVEKEQIQKQYDELLLTLKGKDKEISNLENVKKLLGGNKKAIESINKYFTADYLAKITNEITDCINKEALAKEEGIENFSTDRIKGIGTKEWKSFIVSAEAFAKSQKSDGTNYPELCQQQLSEEARKLIGNYWIFVKSVAEENARKAQETLNKEKLAFEKLNFDLFHDENILTMWLSEKYPKVLEAFKQKLTEQKILSINIINDIRNKTANNRTELKINISEYGIIEQSIDDSIITLKGDEQYEAVEKLAKAKTLLEHKEKFNMHILKLENYVNNLIWNNKAGKANFAKRKITDTEKSLSDIYFNQKYIDAFNDECRKLNGNFGIDVNHKGSAGKSYRQLKLMGRTPNSILSEGEQKVIALADFIAEMQLSEVNRGIIFDDPVTSLDDFRKSEIAKRLVQESCYKQTIIFTHDLVFVSALIGNCSDLKVKFTCHWVENRDGKPGQVWLNNSPSYEKEYRNAEPAKKYYAEAKKDECPPAQREFLLKSGFTALRTCYEVLVINDLFKNVVQRFNERVSIDSLSNVYFDTELIAELQDSFDQCCRYMEGHTHSDKYAYKKPEPHNLNEEIVRYEAIRSKIKKYKKPDQ